A part of Paenibacillus sp. 481 genomic DNA contains:
- the pabB gene encoding aminodeoxychorismate synthase component I, whose translation MSQIQSAPYILFDFVDENRVKQRKIFKDPIEIVTALSPSEVKPALKRIQEAVKRGYYAVGYLSYEAAPAFDSAFNVHPNVVMPLVWFGIFAQYETDHECSEGNYRISEWKPTLTEESYHESIHQIHEAIARGDTYQVNYTMRLRSHFEGDSYALYTRLCDAQQADFSAMLQLGDFSILSASPELFFRKIGNQIITRPMKGTVKRGLWQEQDELLSKWLHQSVKNRAENVMITDLLRNDLSLIAETGSVHVPSLFDIEKYYTLFQMTSTVTANIRPDVEMSDIFAALFPCGSITGAPKISTMNLIHELEHTPREIYCGSIGMMSPDGSAIFNVAIRTVWIDHRSGQAEYGVGGGITWDSTASDEYEEAKTKALLLTEVKPKFELLESLRLENGTYTMLDEHIARMLDSALYLDFKANSEEIRKALIQHAQHHPAGLRKVRLLLSRSGSISVNSATITDFEGKLTVSIAEHPVPSNHRFLYHKTTHRTMYDKHRNQNDHAYDVLLWNEKGELTEFTTGNVVVELEGKRYTPRRESGLLAGVLRNQLLADGIIAERVLTLDDVTHASQIWLINSVRGWLPVQLTEDGMHASARNNLFNLTVG comes from the coding sequence ATGAGTCAAATCCAATCAGCTCCTTACATTTTGTTTGATTTTGTCGATGAGAATAGGGTCAAGCAGCGTAAAATTTTTAAAGACCCTATTGAAATCGTTACAGCGCTAAGTCCTAGCGAAGTTAAGCCAGCGTTAAAGCGGATACAGGAGGCTGTCAAACGTGGATATTATGCTGTTGGATATTTATCCTACGAGGCTGCTCCCGCATTTGATTCGGCGTTTAACGTTCATCCGAATGTCGTTATGCCGCTTGTTTGGTTTGGTATTTTCGCACAGTATGAAACGGATCATGAATGTTCCGAAGGAAATTATCGAATTTCAGAATGGAAACCGACCCTTACTGAAGAGAGCTATCATGAGAGCATTCATCAGATTCACGAGGCGATTGCACGAGGAGATACTTATCAAGTTAACTATACAATGCGGCTTCGTTCTCATTTTGAAGGTGATTCATATGCTCTTTACACAAGATTGTGCGATGCGCAGCAAGCAGATTTTTCTGCCATGCTCCAGCTGGGGGACTTTAGCATCTTAAGTGCATCTCCAGAGCTTTTTTTTCGGAAAATTGGAAATCAGATCATTACCCGCCCGATGAAGGGAACAGTCAAACGTGGGTTATGGCAAGAGCAGGATGAATTATTGAGCAAATGGCTTCACCAATCGGTAAAAAATCGGGCTGAAAACGTGATGATTACCGATTTGCTTCGCAATGATCTTAGCTTGATCGCTGAAACGGGAAGTGTGCATGTCCCGAGTCTTTTTGATATTGAGAAGTACTACACCTTGTTTCAAATGACCTCTACCGTAACCGCCAATATACGTCCAGACGTGGAAATGAGCGATATTTTCGCTGCCTTGTTTCCATGTGGCTCTATAACTGGGGCACCAAAGATTAGCACGATGAATTTAATTCATGAACTTGAACATACACCGCGGGAAATTTATTGTGGCTCGATTGGGATGATGAGTCCCGATGGCTCTGCTATCTTTAATGTAGCGATTCGTACGGTATGGATCGATCATCGAAGTGGCCAGGCCGAATACGGTGTTGGGGGAGGCATAACTTGGGATTCTACAGCCTCGGACGAATATGAAGAGGCAAAAACGAAGGCGCTTTTATTAACGGAAGTAAAGCCGAAATTCGAATTGCTTGAGTCGTTGAGATTGGAAAATGGAACGTATACGATGCTTGATGAACACATCGCTCGGATGCTAGACTCCGCATTGTATTTAGATTTCAAAGCCAATAGCGAAGAAATTCGAAAAGCCCTCATACAGCACGCCCAGCATCATCCGGCTGGATTACGAAAAGTGCGGTTGCTATTATCCCGCTCGGGCAGCATTTCAGTTAATAGCGCAACTATAACAGATTTTGAAGGGAAGCTTACGGTATCTATTGCTGAGCATCCTGTTCCCTCTAATCATCGTTTCTTATATCACAAAACGACTCATCGCACGATGTATGACAAGCATCGTAATCAAAATGACCATGCCTATGACGTATTGCTCTGGAACGAGAAAGGCGAACTTACGGAATTTACGACAGGGAATGTCGTTGTGGAACTGGAGGGCAAGCGTTATACTCCGCGGCGAGAAAGCGGTCTGTTGGCAGGAGTATTGCGCAATCAGCTCCTTGCAGACGGAATCATAGCAGAGCGCGTACTTACACTTGATGATGTCACTCATGCTTCGCAAATATGGCTCATCAACAGTGTGAGGGGATGGTTGCCTGTACAGCTTACCGAAGATGGTATGCATGCTTCTGCACGAAATAACTTATTTAACTTAACAGTCGGTTAA
- a CDS encoding anthranilate synthase component II codes for MIAIIDNFDSFTYNLVQYFLEHGEEVQVYRNDAITVHDLERLTPDYIVISPGPSNPTQAGVSLQVIRHFAGKVPILGVCLGHQAIGQAFGGTVNSAKQLMHGKTSDIVHDGKTLFQGLPLPLTVARYHSLIVDSAIPDELEVSAWSSDGEIMALRHKHFAVEGVQFHPESIITPYGKRIIANFLQCYARKKTETTLQYASP; via the coding sequence ATGATCGCAATCATTGACAATTTTGATTCATTTACGTACAACTTGGTGCAATACTTTTTGGAGCACGGAGAGGAAGTACAGGTGTACCGGAATGACGCCATTACGGTTCATGATTTGGAACGTCTAACACCAGACTATATCGTGATTTCACCTGGTCCTTCAAACCCAACCCAAGCAGGTGTCTCGCTACAAGTCATTCGTCATTTTGCTGGAAAAGTCCCCATTTTGGGTGTTTGCCTCGGACATCAGGCGATAGGTCAAGCTTTTGGAGGAACGGTTAATTCGGCCAAACAGCTTATGCACGGTAAAACTTCCGATATCGTCCATGATGGAAAAACATTGTTTCAAGGTTTACCGTTACCACTTACGGTCGCTAGATATCACTCTCTCATCGTAGACTCAGCTATACCAGATGAGCTTGAAGTGTCCGCTTGGTCAAGCGACGGAGAAATTATGGCACTTCGCCATAAGCATTTTGCAGTTGAAGGCGTCCAATTTCACCCTGAATCCATCATCACACCTTACGGAAAACGCATTATAGCTAACTTTTTACAGTGCTATGCAAGAAAAAAGACGGAAACTACTCTTCAATACGCTTCTCCATAA
- a CDS encoding erythromycin esterase family protein: MIGIPSTIRKRWQRYAIGTSFNEGVLAAPSKIITVNNPPTLEVRSDNRLLNSFMRLPEDVYFLDLDHAKQDKQLKRLVSEKELRMPYIGSIAVKNFDDPNSRNMDNYYVDMNVDGAYDALINFRKVNLYKPYKR, from the coding sequence ATGATTGGAATCCCATCTACCATACGAAAGAGATGGCAGCGTTATGCAATTGGAACATCCTTTAATGAAGGCGTATTAGCAGCCCCATCAAAAATAATAACTGTTAATAATCCGCCTACTTTAGAAGTTCGTAGTGACAACAGATTGCTTAATTCATTTATGCGATTGCCAGAGGATGTGTATTTCTTGGATTTGGATCATGCTAAGCAGGATAAGCAGTTAAAGCGATTAGTTTCAGAAAAGGAATTGAGAATGCCTTATATCGGCAGCATTGCTGTTAAGAATTTCGATGATCCTAACAGTCGTAACATGGACAATTATTATGTTGACATGAATGTAGATGGGGCATATGATGCATTGATTAATTTTCGAAAGGTAAATCTATATAAACCATATAAGCGATAA
- a CDS encoding M56 family metallopeptidase — MSPTWYECLLSFFGWVVRGSFMASILILLVLILQFIFKKNLEVRWKYLLWIPVAIRLLLPWAPESSFSLYNVFSVEGVVPVHQLQTQSSSASHNFWLGSGRNSEAAAQVEHSSDTETSNLIRETASVLGPSHQSSTVWDIPFWWSGFKQIGFINMLMLVWLLGVLIFAVKMGCDQFRLKQALRAGRTIDTPYLSAMFHETKELMGVKRDVQFIASEHIPGPALVGLRKPAIVISPSLLVTLQQDQLQCILAHEFAHVQRRDGVVNWMMHILLMLHWFNPLLWLAVHKARQDQEMACDAFVLDRLSPQQSHTYGKTIIHVLEHFHYSGQQLQPGLAGLSATHKQMKRRLLMIKRFHKKSYHLSLLGMAIIAVLGSVTLVNAEGNDVEATPSRAGSELALKSEAVKPKAASVDENPEKAEIARIFKLLEKNPYDTYMVYVSNELMKQKGRLEVSPLGNTSFDTYEAYLKKVAPLKEVVPQQPVHLPEGYTFNKAKVYSSYTSKDFKPIIAEAKKLGKQVYSKKINVTKSDYIHLTYTNGEDFITISNSHLDEHEIKGKENEYRYISAKDMAKKEPQAPNGNYFNWRVGNKSFQFVTNPGNPLTKEDLIKLAKTAVK, encoded by the coding sequence ATGAGTCCAACATGGTATGAATGTTTATTATCGTTTTTCGGCTGGGTGGTCCGCGGATCATTTATGGCTAGCATCCTGATCTTACTAGTCCTTATCCTGCAATTTATATTCAAAAAAAATCTTGAAGTCAGATGGAAGTATCTGCTGTGGATTCCTGTGGCGATTCGTCTGTTGCTGCCTTGGGCGCCGGAATCTTCGTTTAGTTTATACAATGTTTTTTCAGTGGAGGGCGTCGTTCCCGTTCATCAACTACAGACCCAAAGTTCATCAGCTTCGCACAACTTCTGGTTGGGTTCAGGGAGAAATAGCGAAGCGGCGGCACAAGTAGAGCATTCTTCTGACACTGAGACAAGCAACCTTATAAGAGAAACCGCAAGCGTATTGGGTCCTTCTCACCAATCAAGTACTGTATGGGACATACCTTTCTGGTGGAGCGGGTTTAAGCAAATCGGCTTCATTAATATGCTGATGTTGGTCTGGCTTTTGGGAGTCCTTATTTTTGCGGTGAAAATGGGTTGCGATCAGTTTCGGTTGAAGCAAGCACTGCGCGCGGGCAGAACGATTGATACACCTTATTTATCGGCCATGTTCCACGAAACGAAGGAGCTAATGGGTGTGAAGCGTGACGTGCAGTTTATAGCCAGTGAGCACATTCCCGGGCCTGCTTTAGTCGGTCTTCGCAAGCCTGCGATCGTTATTTCACCTAGTCTGCTCGTCACTCTGCAGCAGGATCAGCTTCAGTGTATTTTGGCACATGAGTTCGCGCATGTTCAGCGACGGGATGGAGTGGTCAATTGGATGATGCATATCCTCCTAATGCTCCATTGGTTTAATCCATTATTATGGCTTGCTGTACATAAAGCAAGACAGGATCAGGAGATGGCTTGTGACGCATTTGTATTGGATCGGCTGAGTCCGCAGCAAAGCCATACATACGGGAAAACCATCATCCATGTGCTTGAGCATTTTCATTATTCAGGCCAACAACTTCAGCCAGGGCTTGCCGGATTGTCCGCGACGCATAAACAAATGAAGCGAAGATTGTTAATGATCAAGCGATTTCATAAAAAATCGTATCATTTGTCGCTCTTGGGGATGGCGATTATTGCTGTACTTGGTAGCGTAACACTAGTAAATGCGGAGGGGAACGATGTTGAGGCAACTCCATCCCGTGCGGGAAGCGAGCTCGCCTTGAAATCGGAAGCCGTTAAACCAAAGGCTGCAAGTGTAGACGAGAATCCAGAGAAAGCGGAGATCGCGAGAATCTTCAAATTACTTGAAAAAAACCCGTATGATACGTATATGGTATATGTCAGCAATGAATTAATGAAACAAAAAGGCAGGCTAGAGGTTTCTCCCTTGGGGAACACTTCATTCGATACATACGAGGCTTACCTCAAAAAAGTAGCGCCCTTAAAAGAGGTGGTACCGCAACAACCTGTTCACTTGCCGGAAGGTTATACCTTTAACAAAGCAAAAGTATATTCTTCTTACACTTCTAAGGATTTCAAACCCATAATAGCCGAGGCTAAAAAGCTGGGCAAGCAGGTATATTCTAAGAAGATTAACGTGACAAAAAGTGACTATATCCATTTAACGTACACAAATGGAGAAGACTTTATCACCATTTCAAATTCTCATCTTGACGAGCATGAAATAAAGGGCAAAGAAAACGAATATCGCTATATATCGGCTAAAGACATGGCAAAGAAAGAACCGCAAGCTCCCAATGGCAACTATTTTAACTGGAGGGTAGGTAACAAAAGTTTTCAATTCGTAACGAACCCAGGCAATCCATTGACAAAGGAAGACCTGATTAAGTTAGCGAAAACAGCAGTAAAATAA
- a CDS encoding BlaI/MecI/CopY family transcriptional regulator, translated as MKQHIHITDAELEVMRVLWAKPDCPSSEVVKQLEERMEWSPNTSRTLLTRLVQKEAAGARLEDGSKRNQLFYPVISEQEYLRSETTSFMKKLYGGALKPMLAHFLVDKKLNKKEIEDLKSLFDENHSDE; from the coding sequence ATGAAACAACACATACACATTACGGATGCAGAGCTGGAAGTTATGCGCGTGTTGTGGGCAAAGCCGGATTGCCCTTCCAGTGAGGTCGTAAAGCAGCTGGAGGAGCGCATGGAGTGGAGTCCGAATACGAGCCGAACGCTGCTTACTCGATTGGTACAGAAGGAAGCGGCGGGGGCGAGGCTAGAAGATGGTTCGAAGCGCAACCAGCTATTTTATCCAGTCATCAGCGAGCAAGAATACTTGCGATCAGAAACCACATCTTTTATGAAAAAGCTGTATGGCGGGGCATTAAAGCCGATGCTAGCCCATTTTTTAGTGGATAAGAAGCTAAATAAGAAGGAAATCGAGGATCTCAAGTCTTTATTTGACGAAAACCACAGCGACGAATAG
- a CDS encoding AraC family transcriptional regulator, with product MPYERKIQSVLDYIETHVQDDIACESLVELTGFSKSHFLRVFEAYTGYTVMSYVRFRKLHLAAEQVSQSKDTIANIAYDYGFESHDVFGRAFKRAYGITPENYRRRRFLLPAFHAVNLAQQRKGGVTLVKNTPEVSIVTKLAMKLIGIECRIEDGSASPTDLWKQYFDNWKAMFGSIEHLRVEPEKEMDYALSVDQDESGFTYFIGIEVTSVVHVPPGTVARIIPKTKYARFTAVGPVGESIGRTYNYIFRDWFPSSSFQTASGPIMEHYDLRCATHLGIPPELHEMDIYIPIESVITETKEIVELQPYQAAYYKAAGRKGRRWYQVKQEAFDVMIAWALSQGFAPSDLRIRANNNGGAPEEDFFYEVHMDVTGQDVSITVDLRIKLIDCDGGLYIVTPTLHRMLEPTGKAFCKWFEQQETYIRTRKGFEEFIIQDGKVKLDTLVRIHFGANCCEDVPR from the coding sequence ATGCCATATGAACGAAAAATTCAATCCGTACTCGATTATATCGAGACGCATGTGCAGGATGACATTGCATGTGAGTCGCTTGTAGAGTTAACTGGCTTCTCCAAGTCACATTTTCTGCGTGTATTCGAAGCATATACCGGTTATACCGTCATGTCGTATGTGCGGTTTCGCAAGCTACATCTGGCAGCCGAACAGGTTAGCCAAAGTAAGGATACCATCGCCAACATCGCATATGATTACGGCTTTGAGTCCCATGACGTGTTCGGAAGAGCTTTCAAACGCGCGTATGGCATAACGCCAGAAAACTATCGGAGGAGACGGTTCCTCCTGCCTGCGTTTCACGCTGTTAATCTTGCACAGCAGCGAAAAGGAGGCGTAACGTTGGTGAAAAACACTCCCGAAGTATCGATCGTAACGAAACTAGCTATGAAATTGATTGGCATCGAATGTCGAATAGAAGATGGCTCGGCATCGCCCACCGATTTATGGAAGCAATATTTCGATAATTGGAAGGCGATGTTCGGCAGTATCGAACATCTACGAGTAGAGCCGGAAAAAGAGATGGATTATGCGCTGTCGGTAGATCAAGACGAAAGCGGATTTACTTATTTTATCGGGATCGAAGTGACAAGTGTAGTCCATGTTCCCCCTGGGACAGTAGCACGGATCATACCAAAAACGAAATATGCAAGATTCACGGCAGTCGGACCAGTTGGGGAGTCGATAGGGCGAACGTATAACTATATTTTCAGAGATTGGTTTCCTAGCTCATCGTTTCAAACTGCTTCTGGTCCGATCATGGAACATTATGACTTGCGTTGCGCTACCCACCTCGGAATACCGCCAGAGCTACACGAAATGGATATTTATATTCCAATCGAATCGGTCATTACAGAAACCAAAGAGATTGTGGAACTGCAACCGTATCAGGCAGCTTATTACAAAGCTGCTGGTAGGAAGGGGAGGCGATGGTATCAGGTAAAGCAAGAAGCATTTGACGTGATGATCGCTTGGGCGCTATCTCAAGGCTTTGCCCCCTCCGATCTGCGTATTCGAGCGAATAATAACGGTGGTGCACCGGAAGAAGACTTCTTTTACGAAGTGCACATGGACGTTACAGGGCAAGATGTGTCGATAACGGTGGATTTGCGGATCAAGCTGATAGATTGCGACGGAGGATTGTACATCGTCACTCCTACGCTTCATCGTATGCTGGAACCGACAGGAAAAGCATTTTGCAAATGGTTTGAACAGCAGGAGACGTATATCAGGACGAGAAAAGGATTCGAGGAATTCATCATTCAAGATGGTAAAGTGAAGTTGGATACGCTCGTTCGGATTCATTTTGGCGCGAATTGTTGTGAAGATGTTCCTAGGTAA